In Peromyscus leucopus breed LL Stock chromosome 16_21, UCI_PerLeu_2.1, whole genome shotgun sequence, a single genomic region encodes these proteins:
- the Lyg2 gene encoding lysozyme g-like protein 2: protein MVPSAVFWGLVALIGTSRGSYPLTHSMNPQVYPRHYHGCYGDIMTIETFGAPCDINNLMNCGIHGSEMFAEMDLKAIKPYRILIKEVGQRYCIDPAIIAAIISRESHGGVVLQNGWDHRGQRFGLMQLDKAHHPIGTWDSKEHLLQSVGILTEKIKAIQRKFPTWNPVQHLKGGLTAFKSGMGTIVTPEDIEVDLVDDVIARAKFYKRHGF, encoded by the exons GCACTTCCAGGGGCTCATACCCGCTCACTCATTCCATGAACCCTCAAGTGTACCCTCGACATTACCATGGCTGCTacggagacatcatgaccatagaGACTTTTGGGGCCCCCTGTGACATAAACAATCTGATGAACTGTG GGATCCACGGTTCGGAAATGTTTGCCGAGATGGATTTGAAAGCCATAAAGCCTTACCGtatcctcatcaaagaagtgGGACAGAGATACTGCATCGACCCAGCGATCATCGCAGCCATCATCTCCAGAGAAAGCCATGGTGGAGTTGTCCTGCAAAATGGCTGGGACCATAGAGGACAAAGATTTGGCTTGATGCAG CTTGATAAAGCGCACCATCCTATTGGTACCTGGGACAGCAAAGAACACCTTCTACAGTCCGTTGGGATTCTAACAGAAAAAATTAAGGCAATCCAGAGAAAGTTTCCCACATGGAATCCTGTTCAGCACCTCAAAG GTGGTCTGACTGCTTTTAAGTCAGGAATGGGAACCATTGTCACTCCTGAAGACATAGAAGTTGACTTAGTCGATGATGTTATTGCCCGTGCCAAATTCTATAAAAGACATGGCTTCTAG